In Oncorhynchus tshawytscha isolate Ot180627B linkage group LG08, Otsh_v2.0, whole genome shotgun sequence, the genomic window TTATATACCGTTAGTACAGCTCAGTGTTATCGTTATATAACATTAGTACAGCTTAGTGTTAATGTTGTATACCGTCAGTATAGCTCAGTGTTTCTGTTATATACCGTTAGTACAGCTCAGTGTTTCTGTTATATACCGTTAGTACAGCTCAGTGTTACTGTTATATACCGTTAGTACAACTCAGTGTTATCGTTATATAACATTAGTACAGCTTAGTGTTAATGTTGTATACCGTCAGTATAGCTCAGTGTTTCTGTTATATACTGTCAGTATAGCTCAGTGTTTCTGTTATATACCGTTAGTACAGCACAGTGTTACTGTTATATACCGTTAGTACAGCTCAGTGTTATTGTTATATACCGTTAGTACAGCACAGTGTTTCTGTTATATACCGTTAGTACAGCTTAGTGTTAATGTTGTATACCGTCAGTATAGCTCAGTGTTTCTGTTATATACCGTCAGTATAGCTCAGTGTTTCTGTTATATACCGTTAGTACAGCACAGTGTTACTGTTATATACCATTAGTACAGCTCAGTGTTACTGTTATATACCGTTAGTACAGCACAGtgttactgttatatactgttagtACAGCTCAGTGTTATTGTTATATAACATTAGTACAGCTCAGTGTTACTGTTATATAACATTAGTACAGCTCAGTGTTAATGTTATATACCGTTAGTACATCTCAGTGTTAATGTTATATACTGTTAGTACAGCTCAGTGTTATTGTTATATAACATTAGTACTGCTCAGTGTTAATGTTATATGCTGTTAGTACAACTCAGTGTTACTCTTATATACTGTTAGAACAGCTCAGTGTTTTTGGCACCAAGCCCATACATCTGATGGCATGGGGACTTTGAAGACATTCCTCAGTGGATATAAATAGTGTATTTATTTCTCAGACAATAGAACCAAGATAACTTCCCTCTCCCTGACCACATTCTGCGTTTCTCATAGAGGAATAGCGCAATGTCTCACGTACAAGGAACCCAaggtctgtttttttgttttttttgttctagaactacacagctgattcaagtaatcaactcatcatcaatctttgatttatttgaatcagctgtgtcgtgctagggcaaaaacctaaatgtgcaccccttggagtcccaaggaccgagtttgggaaaccttgGCCTATAACACTGCATTTGGACTTACATCCTCTTTGTCATGACCGATGTGACCCAGGTCAAGTGTAATAAGTTCTGATCAGCTATCTATAGAACAGAGGTTCTATATGTGGCCTGTCTGGGAATTAAAACCACAGCCTTGGAGTGGCTAGCCCATTTCCTCCAAATGGAATTTATCAGTCTCCGCATCTCCATTTGTTTAACCCTTCTCTCTTTGTGATGTGTGCATGATATGACAACATTCGTTTTCAGTCCCCAGATTAGCCACATCTGGAGATGTGAATCACATCTTCCTTGACATCACTGTCATGTGGCTCACGTCTGCAACATGGCCAGTTGTGGATtcatttgtcatgctataaacgCCTGAGGCTTTGCggttggaaaatgttttaaaaaaggtAGATGAACAGTTGTAATCCAAAGCAGAGGCATTCAGCCTACTGTTTAATTAGACTAAGCCATTTAAGCCTTATATTGCAATATCATACAGAACAAAGAGGATTAAGGATTTAAGCTTGGTAAGGGACGTTAAGCCATTGTTGAACCAATACACAGTGGTTCCATGTCACTGGAGGTCTGCCTGCGCACAAAGCCGATGACAATCAAAACACAGAAGAGGAAGTAGTAGACCAACTAAAACGTGTTTAATCTAATATTTTCCTCACttcctttctcacacacacaaatgcacacacgctATATTTTGGAAAAATGTTAGATTATAATTACGATACAAGACGTCTCAAACCATAGGTAAATTCTCATGATCTTCCTTTCTCATTAGGATAAAATAATATAAGCAAGTGTAAAGTGTGATCGATCTGCCTGTTTACATACATTGTCTACAAGTATCTAAAAGAGGCACACTCATGGTGGTTTTGTAAACCATAGAATATGCCATGCCAATGCATTCCTCACACAGCATAGTGCCAGCAGTGTAGAGTGTATGTTTCAGCCCCATGGACAGCAGTGCCTGGGTTTTGGGGGTTCAGCAATGAGGTAGACCTGAGGTCCACTCAAACCCGTCTGACAGAAGTTGTAATCAAtaacattttagattttttttaaatagactgAAAACTACATCTAATtatgagggtgcagtgagatCCCCGATGGGTTGGACAATACTCTTCTCGtcaatcatcttgaaaaaacTTCTGTAAATCAACCAATCTGtcgttaacacaatggaaaggtcaaatgctgtattatctaaatgttgaaagCGCGTGGGCGACGGAGAGAAACAacatggtgcagtttgaggctaTGTGGCGGATCGTGATGTGggcgctggagatgggggtgtgagcaggtgggtctgggcaggggtgtTTTGGATGTGTGCATCgctatgttgttgtttgtatgtgtatgttttgtattgtttaaaaaaatacagaaataaaatcTTTACATTTTGATACCTCTGTCAAACTCGACCAAGCAATTGCAGTCATTTGTAATCATTTAGGATTGGCTACTCATCAAAAGTAGACACTACACCGCTGTTCTGACTCTCATTCCTTATTGACGACAGTGCGATGAATGATTCATGTTTAGATTCTAAAACACCCAGCGCCCCACACAGCTTTATCAGCTCTGCAATCTGGGTTCATGACATCATTTTTACTCTGAActaaattataatttttttttatctAGATGGGACATAAAATATTAATTACAGTACAGAAAAGAACGGGTTGTACAAAGGTGCTGGAATTATTATGCTTTGGCCTACATACCTTAGCTACATCACTGAATATTAAATGAATTCTTAACTTTGAAAGCAGGGGACAATATGATTCAGTAGTCATATTAAAGCATCTatgacaatatatatattttacttttgTTTAATACATCCTATTCCCTCTGTACATTGTTTCTAATATTCACATATTGGTGCACAACACGAGATATTTTGATATGATATCATCATATTATTTACATATAAAAGTTCATTTTGAAACTAATAGTCATTCAGAGGTGTAGGGCTGAGCGCTGGATACGATGAGTAGTGAAGCACAGTCAATCAGTCATGGCGATCAAAGTGACCCTTCTTTTCAAGTGGCATTAGTGCGTTTTGAAGTCCGGCAAACTATTTTCTTAAATGCCTTACGGAAATCCCTGTTGAAAATGGTATATATGATAGGGTTCACGGAGCTGTTACAGTAACCAATCCAGAAGAAGGTGTTGAAGAGCGCACCGGGGATGTAGCAGCTCTCCCTGCAGATTGCGTGCAGGCTATATGTGAAGAAGAAGGGGAACCAGCAGAGCACAAACACCCCCATCACCACGGCGAGCACGAACGTGAATCGCTTCTCACGCATCTGGGCCACTTTGGTCTTGGACGAGGCCGCCGCAAGGTGCTGCCGCTGGGCTGCCAGGGCGGGGTTGGCATTTTTAGGGTCTTGGAAAAGCTGCGTGGCGCGCGCCGAGGCCCAAGATAGGCGGCAGCTCTGGCGTGGGCAGCAGTCCGAGCCCTCCACCTTCATTCGCTTGGAGAAGCGGTGGTTACTGGGTTTGTCCGATGCACAGCAGCTCTCCTCCAGGTCGATATCATCCAGCTCCTCCTGCCTGTGGTGGTCCTCTGAGCTCTGGCTACTGGGGCTCTCTATCTCCATCCGCTCCTTCCTCATGAAGCACGTCTCTGACTGGGAGGGCTGCCTCTCCAGGCCATTCTTAGCCACGAACACTGTGGAAGAGCGCTGCTTGGCCACTTTATAGATCTTACAGTAGACTAGGATCATGATGAGGCCCGGGGCAAAGAAGGACACGAGGCAAGAGGACAGGATGTACCAGGTCTCGTTGTTTAACAGACACTCGTGCTCATCATGCTTGGTCATGATAAGAGGCGGAAAGGAGATGACGGCGGAGATGACCCACACCATGGCTATCATGGACTTGATACGCTTGGGGGTCCGCTTCAGATTATAGCTCACTGCCTTGGTGACGGACCAGTAGCGGTCCAGACTGATGGCGCACAGGTGGACTATAGACGAGGTGCAGAAGAGTACATCCAGTGCCAGATAAAAGGCGCACCAGGGGCTCCCAAAGTACCAGTAACCCATGACCTCATTGGCAAGGGAGAACGGGATGACCAGTGTGGCTACGAGGATGTCCGCGCATGCCAGGGACACCAGGAAAAGGTTCTGGGGCGCGCGGAGAGCCCTGCTGGTGAGCACGGCCACGATGACCAGCACGTTACCAACGATGGTGACCAGAATGATCACGGTGACCAGCAGTATGATGAGCGCAGAGCCCAGCTCCGTGTGCGGGAGAGGTCTCGGTGCGCTCGAGGAGTTGGCATCCTGCAAGGTGTTGTAGGTAACGGTGATAAACTTGGCTACATCCATCATAAATGCATCTTCTCCTGAGTTATTTATAGCGTGCGCCTTTCCACCCCCAAACAGCTTAACTTGGATGCATTCAATTGTTGATCAAGTCATTAGTCTTAAAGCATTTAATCAATGGAGACACGCTGTACACTAGGTTGTGTGATCAGGGAACAGATATAGCCTAGAGCACATAGGTCAAATACGTGAGGACCCTCAGCGTCCTGGCGAGCTGCCCTCATCTTCAGTTCCATAGAGGAGGGTCCGCAACAGCTCCGTGCTTGGTAACAGCTCCGTGCTCGGTAACAGCTCCGTGCTCAGTAACAGCTCCCTGCTCTGTACTCACAGCGTATTGAGTAAGTTTTTTCCACTATGAAGTCCGGAATCCAAATGAGTAAGTCTCCATATTAGGGTGATATTCCAGCAGCATCAAAACATTTTGTTTCCGTtatctctctgtcggtctcgTGCGCAGTGCTGTATGTTGTTCTGTTAAAAGAGTGTCCTCCGTGAAGCACAAGGGGCAGCGCGCGTTGCGAGATGGAGACACTTCTCGTGGTATATGTGTGCATGCAGGAGTGAAGTGGGTGATATCACTCCTAAGACCAACCCATCTCCAAGCTtagcgagacagaaagagagagagagagagagagagagagagagagagagagagagagagagagagagatagacagagagagagagagagagagagagagagagagagagagagagagagagaggtccgaCCGTCTGAGTTTACTTTGGATAAGGAACAGTTGAAGGGAGACTGCTCCTAGAATGACCTAATTGGTTCTTTATTCAGCTCTCATGCACAGAAAGAAAGCCATTACAGCCCACCTACAGATGGTAATGGAAGTTGATTCATAAACATAAGAATAATTTAACCATCAACTGTTATTAGCATCCATTATTTCATTTTGATAACAAATGGAGAACAGCATGAATGGCATGTTGGTATGCTGGTATGTTGACTTGAGGTGAGGTTCATGACTGGAAAGTGAGATCATTTAAGCAGGAGACAATGTGTCTGCTGACTGGATCATATGATGGTATGGTGTGTAAGGTTCAAGGCATAGCAGCTTCAGGGCCAGACAATGGACTATGTTTAGGATCATTATCTACATGATGATGATAGTAGGAGATTAGGGACAAACAAATAAGGACTAAACAGTTTTTACAATGTCACAGGTTTTTAAAATGCTTTCATAGTGTTCGTTTTCACTACTTGAACTTCAGTCATCATGCAATGCTGAGctgataataaagagatggaaaCTGAACCAGTAACTTAGCTATGTTTTGAATAAGGATGTTTCAATTTACAGAGAAAAGCATGCCTAATTTGTCCTATCAGTGATGACATGTTGTGCACTCTAcattcacctctctctttctcccatatTACACAATGAGACGGAAATGACagaatacctgtctgtctgttcctcagacCACATTTGCTGCAGGGGCAGAGTGACGTAACAGACAGAGTGCTATGTTCAGCTGTGCTGTGTAGAGCTGAGGATAAAGCTATTTACCCCACAGAGGCGTGGAGACACGTGGACGGAGCAGACAGAGCTATGACGGCCACCCAGGATAACAGGGAAAAGCAAGGCTGATTGCAATTCGACAAAACGCAGCTCGGCTCTGATCACGTTGCTGCAGATCTATGATTGAGTCATTCTAGGTTTGCCACAAATATCCAGGGCACTCCATTTGCTAAATAAACAGGGTGTGCAGACAGGAGGTGTGAGTGTGTTCTTATCTGAGTGCAGTGTTGTGTGTATTActcagagtgggtgtgtgtgcttTACCGGGGGGGGTCTAAGCTGTAGCTTCCAGTGAATGCTGAGAGGTTCTCCTCACCTAAAGGGGGACTGTCAAAGTGGATCAGAGCGAGGTCTGGTGATGCAGATATACACCCTAGTTCTCCACCTGTAATACagacacagccccagccccacctcAGCTCACCTCTGCTCCAGTCCAGTCATTATCAGGAGAACATGCTTTTTGAGATAGCAGAAGAGCAGAAAAATATTTCAGACAACACCAGAACATTTCACACAACACCAAAACATTTCAGACAACACCAAAACATTTCAGACAACCCCAAAACATTTCAGACAACACCAGAACATTTCACACAACACCAAAACATTTCACACAACACCAAAACATTTCACACATCACCAAAACATTTCAGACAACACCAAAACATTTCACACAACACCAAAACATTTCAGACAACACCAAAACATTTCACACAACACCAAAACATTTCACACAACACCAAAACATTTCACACAACACCAAAACATTTCACACAACACCAAAACATTTCACACAACACCAAAACATTTCAGACAACACCAAAACATTTCACACAACACCAAAACATTTCACACAACACCAAAACATTTCACACAACACCAAAACATTTCAGACAACACCAAAACATTTCAGACAACACCAAAACATTTCACACAACACCAAAACATTTCACACAacaccaaaacatttcaaaacacaACACCAAAACATTTCACACAACACCAAAACATTTCACACAACACCAGAACATTTCAGACAACACCAAAACATTTCACACATCACCAAAACATTTCACACATCACCAAAACATTTCACACAACACCAAAACATTTCAGACAACACCAAAACATTTCAGACAACACCAGAACATTTCACACAACACCAGAACATTTCACACAACACCAGAACATTTTTAACTCATCCAGTTGTAAGGTTATTTTTAACCTTGATGATGTGAAAGACCAAAGGGAGAATTAAGAGCAATTTTATAATTGGTATCATGTAAAGTATGTGACTTCAATAAAGGCTTTGTTGTTGTGGTTTGAATAATTGTAGGCATAACCGGCATCAACTTTCCCCCCCATAAGGAGATGCAGTCCTGTACTGTGTTGTCTTCAGTATTCAGGTGCTGGCACAGTCTAGATAAAGAAAAATAGCACTCCCATTTATCTaggtctgatgaaaaaacacaaacacTGGCATTACTTCAGCAATCTCCTCAACAGCACAGAAAAGGTTTAAGGCAGCGTCAGGACAATCATCAACTACATTCAAAGAAATGTGGTTTACAGTGAATATCAGTTTTGACGGTGCCACACAGAAGAGGGTGAAAAGTTTCAACCACTGCTGTACTGGCGAGGCcaaggtgtgactagggtgggcattctatgttcctttttctatgtttttgtatttctttgttttaggccaggtcagcctgacctccggttatcaccccgagagtaatgggcaggtagagagagtgaaccaggaggtgggtaggtttctgcggtcgtctTGCCAGGACCGgacaggggagtgggcgagatggcccaaaactcactATGCCACTCTTCTACTAACGTGTCCCCATTTCAGtgcgtgttggggtaccagccggtcctggcaccatggcatccgagccagaccgaggctcctgcggtggaggagtgggtgcagcgctccaaggagacctggagggccgtccaggaatccctcCAACAAgccagtggacggcagaagaggagtgctgaccgccaccgcagtgaggcccccgtgtttgaacagggggacagggtctggcacTCGACCTGAAACCTACCCCTTCGCTTGCCCTGCCgtaagctggggccgcagtgtgtaggtCCCTTCAAAGTCCTGTGGAGAATAAAcaaggtgtgttatcgattacaatccctcgtttcatgtgtctctcctcaggccagtggtaGCTTGTCCCCTGCAGGAcggtgaggtgccggaggtccctccttcccctctggacatcgaggggtccccggcgatacgggccattctggactcgagacgccgggtgagggacctgcagtacctcgtggactgggaggggtacggtccggaagAAAGGTGCTGGGTACCagtgggggacattttggatccgtcgATGTTGAgagatttccatcgcctccatccggatcgccctgcgcctcgccctccgggtcgacctcgaggccggtgtcagCGCGCTGCGGGAGCGCTCgccggtcgtcgtcaccggcctactagctgccactgattctttcctccccctccttgtctgttttTTGGTTACACCTGTTGTGTATTTGCTGATTAGTTGGGATATATTAGCCAGCTGGCCCGCctgcctgctctttgtgcgggattgttttgtgtaacttgtgtgcacgtctgtgGGTTACGtgtttcccattttgtgggttttgctggacagtttaagtccccaTGTTTGGGGCGTTTGTTTTGTtgtacgccctgtgttttcgtggggttggcttatgttcgccgttttGTGCATTAAATTAGCACtgccctgaactctctgcttcctgcgcctgacttctcacccactaTACCCAGAACGTTACAGCTGCACCTAGAACACATCTTCAAAATATGTGTGTgcaaccaataaaatttgatttgatttaagcatTCAAAACTAGAAGTCAAAGTCAGGGTTGCTGTGCCTGATCTTGACATCAGTGTTTGATCTAGACTTCAGTGTCTGATCTAGACTTCAGTGTCTGAACTAGACTTCAGTGTCTGATCTAGACTTCAGTGTCTGATATAGACTTCAGTGTCTGGTCTAGACTTCAGTGTCTGATCTAGACATCAGTGTCTGATCTAGACTTCAGTGTCTGATCTAGACATCAGTGTCTGATCTAGACATCAGTGTCTGATCTAGACTTCAGTGTCTGATCTAGACTTCAGTGTCTGATCTAGACTTCAGTGTCTGATCTAGACATCAGTGTCTGATCTAGACATCAGTGTCTGATCTAGACTTCAGTGTCTTATCTAGACTTCAGTGTCTGATCTAGACTTCAGTGTCTGATCTAGACTTCAGTGTCTGATCAGTGTCTGATCTAGACATCAGTGTCTGATCTAGACATCAGTGTCTGATCTTGACATCAGTGTCTGATCTAGACTTCAGTGTCTGATCTAGACTTCAGTGTCGGAGACTACAGGTTGGGGGTTTCATG contains:
- the LOC112256085 gene encoding alpha-2Db adrenergic receptor, whose amino-acid sequence is MMDVAKFITVTYNTLQDANSSSAPRPLPHTELGSALIILLVTVIILVTIVGNVLVIVAVLTSRALRAPQNLFLVSLACADILVATLVIPFSLANEVMGYWYFGSPWCAFYLALDVLFCTSSIVHLCAISLDRYWSVTKAVSYNLKRTPKRIKSMIAMVWVISAVISFPPLIMTKHDEHECLLNNETWYILSSCLVSFFAPGLIMILVYCKIYKVAKQRSSTVFVAKNGLERQPSQSETCFMRKERMEIESPSSQSSEDHHRQEELDDIDLEESCCASDKPSNHRFSKRMKVEGSDCCPRQSCRLSWASARATQLFQDPKNANPALAAQRQHLAAASSKTKVAQMREKRFTFVLAVVMGVFVLCWFPFFFTYSLHAICRESCYIPGALFNTFFWIGYCNSSVNPIIYTIFNRDFRKAFKKIVCRTSKRTNAT